A window from Drosophila nasuta strain 15112-1781.00 chromosome 3, ASM2355853v1, whole genome shotgun sequence encodes these proteins:
- the LOC132788776 gene encoding LOW QUALITY PROTEIN: pickpocket protein 28-like (The sequence of the model RefSeq protein was modified relative to this genomic sequence to represent the inferred CDS: inserted 1 base in 1 codon; deleted 2 bases in 1 codon) gives MTATEEQGKQEGEKLSSVLPGPELLAIPGFDFQRGSITSAALSDVPSDVIIKSRIRYGSRLSACKGLLLEYSKSTTIHGIRYIFEVHRPIYEKLYWLVLTCTSVYFAVSLIWATYLKWQDSPVILGFDETLVPVYKIPFPTITICPEIKMERNIFDYANVSRLIWDKYQQKEDFSDINDEDLQRMAATMHICDSDVATRFAPLLSNLRSGLPPQDVSKTLVNLTISKNVTAPFCRWNKRFYFCNKIFDFVATDEGICYQFNGLRPKDIYRDERFVSYVDPDVVSFDDYFDADLPPLNKITGNWSLDTGFVDRXRAQRTIASSVRNGFFAFLQGLEHNYDYDCRSFKQGYKVFLNSPESVPLTSNNYILVPHGHEVMVGVLPNYVVSTSNLHEISAEKRQCYFDDERALRYFKAYSQSNCQTECLANYTMAKCGCVKFWVAEPLDVPVCGVAGIACYNAAQDELNALLQNQTMQKTVNPNVKVMCDCMPACTSLEYNFEISRAELNLKKTLIAFRDPYKRTDAVASRLTVYFKEQQFTAIKRTILLGVSTLISNFGGILGLFMGISGLSFIELVYFFSMRICGSCRDRRKRQAIRPKFPEDKQEKEKF, from the exons ATGACTGCAACTGAGGAGCAAGGGAAACAAGAAGGGGAGAAGCTCAGCAGCGTCTTGCCAGGGCCAGAGCTGTTGGCCATACCCGGATTTGACTTTCAGCGCGGAAGCATCACTTCAGCGGCTTTGAGCGATGTACCGAGTGATGTGATTATTAAATCTAGGATTAGATATGGCAGTCGTCTGTCCGCTTGCAAGGGTCTCCTGCTGGAGTACTCGAAGAGCACGACTATTCACGGCATACGCTATATATTCGAGGTGCATCGACCCATTTACGAGAA ATTATACTGGCTAGTGTTGACGTGCACTTCCGTCTACTTTGCGGTCTCCCTTATTTGGGCAACCTACCTTAAGTGGCAAGACTCTCCGGTGATTTTGGGTTTTGATGAGACACTCGTTCCTGTGTACAAGATTCCCTTTCCCACCATTACAATATGTCCTGAAATCAAAATGGAACGCAACATTTTTGACTATGCTAATGTATCGCGACTGATTTGGGATAAATACCAGCAGAAAGAGGACTTCTCCGACATTAACGATGAAGA CTTGCAACGCATGGCTGCCACAATGCACATTTGTGACTCGGATGTGGCAACCAGATTTGCCCCTTTGCTGTCGAATCTACGCTCTGGCTTACCGCCACAGGATGTGTCAAAAACCCTTGTGAATTTGACCATTTCGAAGAATGTGACGGCTCCGTTTTGCAGATGGAATAAACGTTTCTATTtctgtaataaaatattcgaCTTTGTGGCCACCGATGAGGGAATTTGCTATCAGTTTAATGGACTTCGACCCAAGGATATATATCGAGATGAACGCTTTGTCAGCTATGTTGATCCGGATGTGGTTAGCTTTGACGATTACTTCGATGCCGATTTACCTCCTCTCAATAAGATTACCGGAAATTGGTCATTGGATACGGGCTTCGTCGATC TACGGGCTCAGCGAACAATTGCGTCGTCAGTGCGGAATGGATTCTTTGCATTTCTGCAGGGTCTCGAGCATAATTACGACTACGACTGTCGCAGTTTTAAGCAGGGTTACAAG GTATTCCTCAACTCACCAGAGAGTGTGCCGCTTACCTCAAATAATTACATACTTGTTCCTCATGGTCATGAAGTTATGGTTGGTGTGCTGCCCAATTATGTCGTGTCCACAAGTAATTTACATGAAATTAGCGCCGAAAA gCGCCAGTGCTACTTCGATGATGAGCGCGCTCTTCGCTACTTTAAAGCTTATTCGCAGAGCAATTGCCAGACCGAATGCCTGGCCAACTATACCATGGCCAAGTGTGGTTGCGTCAAGTTCTGGG TTGCAGAGCCCTTGGATGTTCCAGTTTGTGGTGTAGCTGGAATAGCCTGTTATAATGCCGCACAGGATGAACTTAATGCCTTGCTACAAAATCAGACAATGCAGAAGACTGTAAATCCCAATGTCAAGGTTATGTGCGATTGTATGCCAGCCTGCACATCGCTTGAATACAACTTTGAAATCTCCCGAgctgaattaaattta aaaaaaactcttatAGCCTTTCGGGATCCGTACAAACGCACTGA TGCTGTCGCCTCTCGTCTGACTGTCTACTTCAAGGAACAACAGTTCACTGCCATTAAGAGAACAATCCTCTTGGGTGTATCAACGTTGATATCCAATTTCGGAGGCATATTAGGCTTGTTTATGGGCATCTCCGGCTTGAGCTTCATAGAACTGGTTTATTTTTTCTCGATGCGCATTTGTGGAAGCTGCAGAGATCGTCGAAAGCGTCAGGCCATTCGTCCGAAATTCCCAGAGGacaaacaagaaaaggaaaaattttga
- the LOC132792505 gene encoding pickpocket protein 28-like: MAATVEQGKQQGQKLSSVLPGPELLAIPGFDFQRASITSAALSDVPSDVIIKSRIRYGSRLSACKGLLLEYSKSTTIHGIRYIFEVHRPIYEKLYWLVLTCTSVYFAVSLIWATYLKWQDSPVILGFDETLVPVHKIPFPTITICPEIKMERNVFDYANVSRLIWDKFQQNEDFSDINEEDLQRMAATMHICDSDVATRFAPLLSNLRSGLPPLDVSETLVDLTISKNVTGPFCRWNGRFYFCNKIFDFVATDEGICYQFNGLRPKDIYRDERFVSYVDPDVVSFDDYFDADLPPLNKITGNWSLDTGFVDQGQNSYPQRTIVTSVRNGFFAFLQGLEHNYDYDCRSFKQGYKVFLNSPESVPLTSNNYILVPHGSEVMVSVLPNYVVSTSNLHEISAEKRQCFFDDERALRYFKAYSQSNCQTECLANYTMAKCGCVKFWMPKPLDVPVCGVAGIACYNAAQDELNALLQNQTMQKTVNPNVKVMCDCMPACTSLEYNFEISRAVYNASKTIAAFRETYELTDSIGSRLTVYFKEHQFTAIKRTILFGVSTLISNCGGIFGLFMGISSLSFIELVYFFSMRICGSCRDRRKRQAIHPIFPEDKQEKDQSISAPN, translated from the exons GCCATACCCGGATTTGACTTTCAGCGCGCGAGCATCACTTCAGCGGCTTTGAGCGATGTGCCCAGTGATGTGATTATTAAATCTCGGATCAGATATGGCAGTCGTCTGTCCGCTTGCAAGGGTCTCTTGCTGGAGTACTCGAAGAGCACGACTATTCACGGCATACGCTATATATTCGAGGTGCATCGACCCATTTACGAGAA ATTATACTGGCTAGTGTTGACGTGCACTTCCGTCTACTTTGCGGTCTCCCTTATTTGGGCAACCTACCTTAAGTGGCAAGACTCTCCGGTGATTTTGGGTTTTGATGAGACACTCGTGCCTGTACACAAGATTCCCTTTCCCACTATTACAATATGTCCTGAAATCAAAATGGAACGGAATGTTTTTGACTATGCTAATGTATCGCGACTGATTTGGGATAAATTCCAGCAGAACGAGGACTTCTCCGACATTAACGAAGAAGA CTTGCAACGCATGGCTGCCACAATGCACATTTGTGACTCGGATGTGGCAACCAGATTTGCCCCTTTGCTGTCGAATCTACGCTCTGGCTTACCGCCACTGGATGTGTCAGAAACTCTTGTGGATTTAACCATTTCGAAGAATGTGACGGGTCCATTTTGCAGATGGAATGGACGTTTCTATTTCTGCAATAAAATATTCGACTTTGTGGCCACCGATGAGGGTATTTGCTATCAGTTTAATGGACTTCGACCCAAGGATATATATCGAGATGAACGCTTTGTCAGCTACGTTGATCCGGATGTGGTTAGCTTTGACGATTACTTCGATGCCGATTTACCTCCTCTCAATAAGATTACCGGAAATTGGTCATTGGATACGGGCTTCGTCGATCAGGGACAAAATTCGTATCCTCAGCGAACAATCGTGACGTCAGTGCGGAATGGATTCTTTGCCTTTTTGCAGGGTCTCGAGCATAACTATGACTACGACTGTCGCAGTTTTAAGCAGGGTTACAAG GTATTCCTCAACTCACCAGAGAGTGTGCCGCTTACctcaaataattatatacttGTTCCTCATGGTAGTGAGGTTATGGTTAGCGTTCTGCCCAATTATGTCGTGTCCACAAGTAATTTACACGAAATTAGCGCCGAAAA GCGTCAGTGTTTTTTCGATGATGAGCGCGCTCTTCGCTACTTTAAAGCTTACTCGCAGAGCAATTGCCAGACCGAATGCCTGGCCAACTATACCATGGCCAAGTGTGGTTGCGTCAAGTTCTGGATGCCCA AGCCCTTGGATGTTCCAGTTTGTGGTGTAGCTGGAATAGCCTGCTATAATGCCGCACAGGATGAGCTTAATGCCTTGCTACAAAATCAGACCATGCAGAAGACTGTAAATCCCAATGTCAAGGTTATGTGCGATTGTATGCCAGCCTGCACATCGCTTGAATATAACTTTGAAATCTCTCGTGCCGTGTATAATGCATCAAAAACTATTGCAGCCTTTCGTGAAACATACGAACTCACCGA TTCTATCGGCTCTCGTCTGACCGTCTACTTCAAGGAGCATCAGTTCACAGCCATTAAGCGAACAATTCTCTTTGGTGTTTCAACATTGATATCCAATTGCGGCGGCATCTTTGGCTTGTTTATGGGCATTTCCAGCTTGAGCTTCATCGAACTGGTTTATTTCTTCTCAATGCGCATTTGTGGAAGCTGCAGAGATCGTCGAAAGCGTCAGGCCATTCACCCGATATTCCCAGAAGATAAACAAGAAAAGGATCAATCGATTTCTGCTCCTAACTGA
- the LOC132790291 gene encoding serine/threonine-protein phosphatase Pgam5, mitochondrial, translating into MLSLSFTRQIICFERKNSSISLMKLHGIWHSLGAIGCGSLATYVSLKLLDQPQARNEDHEPQELVSKGQWCHNWDSREHQASNVGAKNPESVALRHIVLVRHGEYTSTTDGNHLTDLGRLQAHRAGQRLLEMGIAWDHVVASTMTRAQETAMIILKQINFDPLKLKRCELLPEGTPCAADPPQNRTSSQVEKATRRDGPRIEAAFRRYFFRASPEQKDDSYLLIIGHANVIRYLVCRALQFPPDAWTRFSLNHGSITWLTIWPTGYVTVRCLGDAGYMPVNELTHRRPRKSVDNN; encoded by the coding sequence ATGCTTTCCTTAAGTTTTACACGtcaaatcatttgttttgagaGGAAAAATTCGTCAATCTCGTTAATGAAGCTTCATGGCATTTGGCATTCACTGGGCGCTATTGGCTGCGGTTCGCTTGCCACGTATGTGAGTCTCAAGCTGCTCGATCAGCCACAGGCACGCAACGAAGACCACGAGCCGCAGGAGCTGGTGTCCAAGGGACAATGGTGCCACAATTGGGACAGTCGCGAACATCAGGCCTCCAATGTTGGTGCCAAAAATCCGGAATCAGTTGCGCTGCGTCACATTGTTCTAGTGCGGCATGGAGAATATACATCGACAACCGATGGCAATCATCTGACGGATTTGGGGCGCCTTCAGGCACATCGAGCCGGACAGCGGCTGCTGGAAATGGGAATCGCGTGGGATCATGTGGTGGCCTCGACGATGACGAGAGCTCAGGAGACGGCAATGATCATTCTGAAGCAAATCAACTTTGACCCACTCAAGTTGAAGCGCTGCGAACTGTTGCCAGAGGGCACGCCATGTGCAGCTGATCCACCCCAGAATCGCACTTCATCCCAAGTGGAAAAGGCGACTCGACGAGATGGACCACGCATTGAGGCTGCCTTTCGGCGCTATTTCTTTCGCGCGTCCCCTGAGCAGAAGGATGATTCGTATTTACTGATTATTGGGCATGCGAATGTCATCCGCTATTTAGTTTGTCGTGCCCTGCAATTCCCACCCGATGCCTGGACCCGATTTAGCCTTAACCATGGTTCCATCacttggttgacaatctggccAACTGGCTATGTCACGGTTCGGTGTTTGGGTGATGCAGGCTATATGCCTGTGAATGAGTTAACCCACCGACGACCACGAAAATCTGTAGACAacaattaa
- the LOC132788775 gene encoding pickpocket protein 28-like — protein MTATEEQGKEQGEKLSSILPGSDLALPGFDLQRASITSAALSDVPSDVIIKSRIRYGSRLSACKGLLLEYSKSTTIHGIRYIFEVHRPIYEKLYWLVLTCTSVYFAVSLIWATYLKWQDSPVILGFDETLVPVYKIPFPTITICPEIKMERNVFDYANISRLIWDKFQQNEDFSDINEEDLQRMAATMHICDSDVATKFAPLLSNLRSGLPPLDVSETLVDLTISKNVTGPFCRWNGRFYFCNKIFDFVATDEGICYQFNGLRPKDIYRDERFVSYVDPDVVSFDDYFDADLPPLNKITGNWSLDTGYVDQGQNSYPQRTIASSVRNGFFAFLQGLEHNYDYDCRSFKQGYKVFLNSPESVPLTSNNYILVPHGSEVMVGVLPNYVVSTSNLHEISAEKRQCYFDDERALRYFKAYSQSNCQTECLANYTMAKCGCVKFWMPKPLDVPVCGVAGIACYNAAQDELNALLQNQTMQKTINPNVKVMCDCMPACTSLEYNFEISRAEYNSTKTIIAFRGSYELTDSIGSRLTVFFKEQQFTAIKRTILFGVSTLISNFGGILGLFMGISSLSFIELVYFFSMRICGSCRDRRKHQATRRIFPEDKQEKDQSIGVSN, from the exons ATGACTGCAACTGAGGAACAAGGGAAAGAGCAAGGGGAGAAGCTCAGCAGTATCTTGCCAGGGTCAGACCTTGCCTTACCCGGATTTGACCTTCAGCGCGCGAGCATCACTTCAGCGGCTTTGAGCGATGTGCCCAGTGATGTGATTATTAAATCTCGGATTAGATATGGCAGTCGTCTGTCCGCTTGCAAGGGTCTCCTGCTGGAGTACTCGAAGAGCACGACTATTCACGGCATACGCTATATATTCGAGGTGCATCGACCCATTTACGAGAA ATTATACTGGCTAGTGTTGACGTGCACTTCCGTCTACTTTGCGGTCTCCCTTATTTGGGCAACCTACCTTAAGTGGCAAGACTCTCCGGTGATTTTGGGTTTTGATGAGACACTCGTTCCTGTGTACAAGATTCCCTTTCCCACCATTACAATATGTCCTGAAATCAAAATGGAACGCAACGTTTTTGACTATGCTAATATATCGCGACTGATTTGGGATAAATTCCAGCAGAACGAGGACTTCTCCGACATTAACGAAGAAGA CTTGCAGCGCATGGCTGCCACTATGCACATTTGTGACTCGGATGTGGCAACCAAATTTGCCCCTTTGCTGTCGAATCTACGCTCTGGCTTACCGCCACTGGATGTGTCAGAAACTCTTGTGGATTTAACCATTTCGAAGAATGTGACGGGTCCATTTTGCAGATGGAATGGACGTTTCTATTTCTGCAATAAAATATTCGACTTTGTGGCCACCGATGAGGGTATTTGCTATCAGTTTAATGGACTTCGACCCAAGGATATATATCGAGATGAACGTTTTGTCAGCTACGTTGATCCGGATGTGGTTAGCTTTGACGATTACTTCGATGCCGATTTACCTCCTCTCAATAAGATTACCGGAAATTGGTCCTTGGATACGGGCTATGTCGATCAGGGACAAAATTCGTATCCTCAGCGAACAATTGCGTCGTCAGTGCGGAATGGAttctttgcatttttgcaGGGTCTCGAGCATAACTATGACTACGACTGTCGCAGTTTTAAGCAGGGTTACAAG GTATTCCTCAACTCACCAGAGAGTGTGCCGCTTACCTCAAATAATTACATACTTGTTCCTCATGGTAGTGAAGTTATGGTTGGTGTGCTGCCCAATTATGTCGTGTCCACAAGTAATTTACACGAAATTAGCGCCGAAAA gCGCCAGTGTTACTTCGATGATGAGCGCGCTCTTCGCTACTTTAAAGCTTACTCGCAGAGCAATTGCCAGACCGAATGCCTGGCCAACTATACCATGGCCAAGTGTGGTTGCGTCAAGTTCTGGATGCCCA AGCCCTTGGATGTTCCAGTTTGTGGTGTAGCTGGAATAGCCTGTTATAATGCCGCACAGGATGAACTTAATGCCTTGCTACAAAATCAGACCATGCAGAAGACTATAAATCCCAATGTCAAGGTTATGTGCGATTGTATGCCAGCCTGCACATCGCTTGAATACAACTTTGAGATCTCTCGAGCCGAATATAATTCTACAAAAACTATTATAGCCTTTCGTGGTTCGTACGAACTCACCGA TTCTATCGGCTCTCGTCTGACCGTCTTCTTCAAGGAGCAACAGTTCACAGCCATTAAGAGAACAATTCTCTTTGGTGTATCAACGTTGATATCCAATTTCGGAGGCATATTAGGCTTGTTTATGGGCATCTCCAGCTTGAGCTTCATCGAACTGGTTTATTTCTTCTCGATGCGCATTTGTGGAAGCTGCAGAGATCGTCGAAAGCATCAGGCCACTCGTCGGATATTCCCTGAGGACAAACAAGAAAAGGATCAATCGATCGGTGTTTCTAACTGA